The DNA window GATGTTGCTTCACCTTTCAAAGTTTTTCAGTGTTCAGTGTCACATCTTTATTCATTGTGCAGCAAGGTTGTCTTTAAAGAAATACCCTCACATATGTATTAAATCATGTTCTCTAGCCCAGTTACATTTCAGTCTTCATATTGAATGTGAAATTAATTATTTAGCTTAGTAAGAAAACTCCACTATTATAACACAAATTTGACACATTGACTCATTTTGTTCTTGTGCTCCAGAATGCTTGTCTAGATACTActgctgaaaacacactgaCCACATACCAGCAGCTACTATAATGAGTATTaagttttttattaattaatgacACATAACAGTTAAAAAGTAGGATGATggtcatgttaaaaaaaacttgaatatATTTCTATGGGACAGCAGCAGGCCTATGAACTGAACAGGCTCATACTGAGCTGCTGTCAGTGAGTAGAAATGATGCTGGAACGCGGACGTTCATGTAGAAATGCAGATGAACAGCAatgttacttttttttaacttgttttgtacatttgtgtcaaaatattttcactgttttcttatatattgtaaGAATATGAGAGAGATACTTGTGATATTAATGCTCTTGTTACAAAGATGCAGTGAATGTGAAGTTGATGGTTTAAAGGGGACCTTTGTCCAGAAACATGGACCTTCCAAGTatttatggtgtgtgtgtgtgtgtgggagtgtgtgtgtgtgtgtgtgtactgttttactcacattgtctttcaatctgtctctttctccccaTCGGGGAGCAATATGTTTGCCTTCACTCACAAGCCAGCTGAAATATGCATCTGTCTTCTTTTAAACTAAACCCATTTGAATGCCATAACTGCCTTTACTGTAAAATGTACAATTTGCTGATGAGATGGTTATctagcatttgtttgtttactttacAAAATATGGATACTGTCtgtttaaaatacatgtttcaaTGTTAGAAAGACATATTTTGTAATAAAACgtgacttttgttttttaaaaaagatgaaaagtcCTTGTTCCATTTTTTACGGTGGTTTGAAGACTGATGAAAATCTGCTGCTTGGTTGGAAAAACTGCTGATGACAGGCAGTGTTAGTTCAAACACTTCATCACATGCATGTAAACCTTCCCCCGAACTCCTACGTTTGATATATCGACGGGTGTTAATATCACTGGAGTGCCAGAGGCTCAGTCATTACAAACTCATGctgaattttattttcagattcctGCAGTTTATGTTTAGAGCTTCAGTGGTTAGTTGAACAATCAATTGATCcattgacagaaaatgaatctgCAAATACTTTTACAACTttctaaaacaaatgaaatgaaatccttCAATGATTCAGGACTCAAAACGGGAGAATTGATTGCTTTACGTAGTCtcacatcactgtgaatgtaatatttaaacTGTTAGTTGGACAAAACAAGGCATTTGAGGAGATAAGCTCAGACTCTAGGATGTTGTGACGTGTTATTCAACATTTTCCGATGTTTTATTGTTCAAACCATTAAGTGACATAAATAATCCCCAATAGGAATAAGGATTTGTAGCAGCCCTACATTAATACTATATGCTGATCGACGTCCTGAGCTGTATTAACTTTGATTCATCAGCTCAATAATCCACCTCAGTGATTCACTCGTGTTGTACTGCCATCGTGTGGTCATTAAGACAAATGCTATAAAATATTACCTGACCCTTCTTGACTTTTatagtttaaaaaacattctctGTATAATcacctgtgtttttatttcacttcctTTCATTTGTTCAGGTTTAATCAGGGCGGCGGTGATTTGGTGACTTCGTCGTGACTGAATAACCACATTTTACGACAGCTCGGTGTGAGAGAcggcagcagagggagcagtGCCGTAAAGCGCAGTGTTTTGGGCAGGAGGAGGTCATTAGAAAGTGAGGAGAAGGATCAGCAGCTCCTCAGGGTCTCCGGGTAGCAGCTTATCTCTGATGTGAGGATAACACACAATTCATCGCCTCTGTCAAGTGTTTCACCCGCTGCACAATGCTCCGTCTCATCCTGCGGCTCAGGCCGTCCTCCGGGCTGCCATGTCCCCGTGCCCTCCCGACCGGGCCTGCAGCGCTCGGCTCCCGCCCCGTGCCCGGGACCGGCGgtctgaggcggctccaccgtGGAGCAGCGTACCGGGCCGCGTGCCTGAGCTCCGGCCTCGGCCACAGAGCGACGCTGCTGCGGTGTCCCCAGCTGGCAAGCGCCTGCCAGGCCAAGAGATTCTACTGCCTCCCGCCTCACCAGAAGGTAACGTCCCCTCACAGGGCACCGCCGCTACAGCACCGACGGTTACAGCTAGCATGACCTCCCCCAGCTAGCATGAGATATCCTCGGTGTGACCAGAGCAGCTCGTGTCCCTGCTTCTAAAAGGTAGAACCAGGCTGAGGTCAAGGTGTTGACAGAGGATTTAAACTGTCAGTGAGTTACTGAGCCTGAAGTCACTGATTTCACTTGGTGTCATCAGGTGTGGCTGATCTGAACACATGAGCTAAAGTTACAGTGAAATCACATTTGTGAGATTGAAAGGCGCTCAGTTCAAATCACTTCATGCACTGACCTCTGGGTAATGGAGCTGTGTCAGGAGACTCAGCTTCTGCATCCCAATGAGTGGGGGGggcatatttcatatttagtcTTCCTTAGATGTCATCTCAATGAGTGACATGAGTATGGAGGACATATTATGATCCTGAATCAAAACGGTGATGGAAAAGTCCTCCATTATGTAAAAGTTATGCTTAAACACTTAGTATATTTGACTGAATCTAGATAAAGACCTGGTTTAGTGTCATAGATCTCATTACACATGACATCATTACATCATGAATACTGAAGCAtcagtgtgtgagcagcatGTTGTTAGCTGCTGGAGCTCCTTTTATCTACTGTATAAACATGTTAAGACAAATTATTTGGGGGAGCAGACATCTGAAAGGTCTGATATTTGGAATCAGTAAATCAAGTTTGATctgtaaagcccatattcacaagtcacagtttgtctcatagggctcaTTGACATCAGGAGCTAATCATGATGGAAACCTGTGAGTTCATCTTAaacaatatgttgttttttaaaagcacGTTTTACTTTTTTGTCATTCATTCAGTACAACAGCTTCATCTTGAAACTAagtagtaaaaataaatgtagtgaagTGAGAAGTACTGTACATCTCCCCCTCAAATGCAGTGAAGTGGATATATAGCTATATGAATATAGATATATGAAGCTGTGTCTCACTTCTACACTGCATACCATGAGTATAAATATGGTTATACTCAAGTAATATTCCTCAAAATTCTACTCACACTTGCATTTGTGTCagtatacattttaaaattcagaatTTTAATGTAAACCTGTTGTTAACATCAAAATGCGATGCGTAACAAACGGAGGAGCTGACgcgtaaaaacacacattgaaaCACATTCCACAAAAGATGTAAAAGCTGTCGCATTCAGCAAGCACTCTCTTTTAACGTAGGACGCACTGTCTGTtatctccccccctctctggtCGAACGTAGATCTGTTTGAGATTCACTCTTTGAGTCTGTCGCTCCACTGCTAGCacttgtgtacatgtgtgccACATGTTACATAACCGTGAAAGCGACCTTCAAACATCCCAGACGTGTGTAATACAGCTGTGTGTGGCTCATTTATTGAGCAAGGCAATGAGGTGATGATGACGTAGCAACAGCAGATGCTTCACCTGATGATCGGCCATGTTTGCTCTGTCCTAAAGGCCCAATGACTTTGATAATCAGGTTAAATATGGCACTTTTCTCATAACTCCTTCATTCTTCAACTCTTTGAATGGTTCTTGTTCCACAGGTGGAGCTTCCCGCGCTGTCGCCAACCATGCAGACAGGAACAATCGCTCGCtgggagaagaaggagggagaaaaaatcGGCGAGGGCGACCTCATAGCTGAGGTAAGGAGGAgccgtgtgtatgtgtgtgttatcgTGTTATTATTTTTGGAACTAATCACTTAACACTTTTGTAATCTTTATATCTTTTCAGGTGGAGACTGACAAGGCCACTGTGGGCTTTGAGATGCTGGAGGAGTGCTATCTGGCAAAGATCCTGGTTCCTGAGGGGACCAGAGATGTTGTTGTTGGTTCAGTAATCTGCATCACGGTTGAAAAGTAAGTTTCTGTCAGTGGACGacttaaaatacaatttgtcAAACCTTTTCTGCCTCTCTAGTCTAGATGTGATGGTGATTTGTGTTCATTTCTGtctaatgtttgtgtgtatttcccCCACAGCCCAGATCTCATCACAGCCTTTAAGGACGTAACGTTGGATTCACTTAAAGCAGCTGGTGCCGCTCCTTCAccagctgcctctgctcctcctccccctcctcctgctgctgctgctgctcctcctgcagccccCGGCAGCTCATATCCCACACACATGAAGGTCTGTTTACAGCCGTAGTGTAGCAATCAGGGTGGTTCACTCGTACAGTTTGCTCGGTCTGTACAAACAGGATCATCGTTTATCAGATTTCTGCTGTATTTActacttttactacttttaCTTCACGAGTAgaacacaagagaaaaaacaaaattatcATATTATTGTTTTTGGGCAGGAAATTTGATTTCATAGCTTTAGTTTCATAGCTTTGTCAAACCAAAGTCCCAGAATCAGGAATATCACAGTAAAAGGATTTAGACCCTTTTGAGTTCTCAAGATCTCAGATTTCCTTGAACCACAAGTGTGTGTAACTAGTTTACTGTACAAAGTGGTAAGACTGGAAGCTACAGCCATGATGTCTATGTTCCTTGAAGACTTACATTTTTGTGCATCTGACGTGTGTGTTACAGATCACACTTCCCGCCCTCTCTCCCACCATGACGATGGGAACAGTGCAGCGCTGGGAGAAGAAGGTCGGAGAGAAGCTGAGTGAGGGAGATCTGCTGGCTGAGATCGAGACTGACAAGGCGACCATCGGTAAAATCACAGtcctgaaatgttttctctgtgctgAGTTCTACCCTTATATCTAACATCCAGtaaattcttgttttatttaacgTGCCATTTGTCATTTTACTCTCACCTGCCTGAGACTTAACTGAAAATTGAATCTATCCTGAATTTAATAACTACAGCTAAAGCTCAACATGGCTCTactcatgtgtctgtgttcaggctttgaggtgcaggaggagggatACTTGGCCAAAATAATGGTGGCAGAGGGAACTCGGGATGTCCCGCTGGGAACACCGCTCTGCATCATTGtagagaaagaaagtgacatCGCTGCCTTCAAGGATTACGTAGAAACTGGAGTGGCAGAGGTTTCCACAccccctccagctccagcaccagtgagaaacaaaaagcttttaatttcaaatataAGTAAACCTTTCGCCTAAATACTCACCAGGAACTTAATGAATATGGTCCCTACTCTGTTTTAAGATTGCTTGTTCCGTTACTACCTGATTTCTGAGCATTTTGTATAATTTTGTAGGCGGCAGCTCCAGTAACTGCAGCCCCCGCTCCTGCAGTCGCTGCCCCATCAGCCTCCAGGAAGGGGCGTGTGTTTGCCAGCCCGCTCGCCAGGAAACTTGCCTCTGACAAAGGAATTGACCTGACGCAGGTCAGCGGTAAGCGACCGAGATGCAGATAACAAATATGTGTTAAATACTAAATATACAAATTTACGCAGTGTCAATATAATgtactgtaaatatgtttgatacattgatctgttttctgttcaggtTCTGGTCCTGATGGACGTGTCACCAGGAAAGATATTGAGAGTTTTGTTCCACCAAAGCCTGCACCTGTAAGTGAAGCTCCTACTTTTTCAATATGCCTCCAAAATAGTAATTTAGAATTTATTCTGTTAAATCTTATGAAATAACGAAAATGTCCATACCTACTGATTTTCTCACTTTCAAGACTTAAACCTCCTACACTAAGCTAAAGGGTTTTGATCTGTAAATCATTCACACT is part of the Paralichthys olivaceus isolate ysfri-2021 chromosome 15, ASM2471397v2, whole genome shotgun sequence genome and encodes:
- the dlat gene encoding dihydrolipoyllysine-residue acetyltransferase component of pyruvate dehydrogenase complex, mitochondrial; the encoded protein is MLRLILRLRPSSGLPCPRALPTGPAALGSRPVPGTGGLRRLHRGAAYRAACLSSGLGHRATLLRCPQLASACQAKRFYCLPPHQKVELPALSPTMQTGTIARWEKKEGEKIGEGDLIAEVETDKATVGFEMLEECYLAKILVPEGTRDVVVGSVICITVENPDLITAFKDVTLDSLKAAGAAPSPAASAPPPPPPAAAAAPPAAPGSSYPTHMKITLPALSPTMTMGTVQRWEKKVGEKLSEGDLLAEIETDKATIGFEVQEEGYLAKIMVAEGTRDVPLGTPLCIIVEKESDIAAFKDYVETGVAEVSTPPPAPAPAAAPVTAAPAPAVAAPSASRKGRVFASPLARKLASDKGIDLTQVSGSGPDGRVTRKDIESFVPPKPAPVEAAAPSPAAAAPAPSPAATIAPAGTFTDIPISNIRKVIAQRLMQSKQTIPHYYLSVDVNMDQVLELRKELNVEVQAQNIKLSVNDFIIKASALACLKVPECNSSWMETVIRENHVVDVSVAVSTANGLITPIVFNAHTKGLASICSDVSALAAKAREGKLQPHEFQGGTFTISNLGMFGVKNFSAIINPPQACILAVGGSEKRLMPADNEKGFDVASMMSVTLSCDHRVVDGAVGAQWLAEFRKFLEKPVTMLL